In Pseudomonadota bacterium, the DNA window TGCGCGAACCGGTGCGCGGTCAGGAAGAAGCGGCGGAGTAGACCTTCAGGCCTTCATCCCAATAGGGCTGATCGCCGAAGCGCTGCGCCAGAAAGTCGATGAAGACGCGCACCTTCGCTGACAAGAAACGGTGCGGCGGATAGATGACCGAGACGTCCGCGGGCTCCCGCTCCCAACCGGGCAACAACTGGACAAGTTTGCCTGCCCGCAAGTCATCACCTGAGATAAAGGTTGGCAACAGGACGATGCCGCGTCCGCGCACGGCTGCGTCGCGCAGCACGTCACCGTTGTTGACGCACAGATGGCCGGGGACCGTGACCGTCACCTCATCGGCCCCGTTCTTGAAACGCCAGCGCACGTCAGTCGCAAGGTGGCCGTAGGTCAGGCATGTGTGGTCCGCAAGATCGTCGGGCTGTTGCGGTGCGCCATGCGCGGCCACGTAGTCGGGCGAGGCGACAAGCGTGTGGTGTGAGACGCTGATGCGCCGCGCAATCATGCTTGAGTCGGCGAGCTCGCCGATGCGCACGCCGATATCGAAACCGCCGTCGATCATGTCGACCTGACGGTCGTTCATGATCAGCTGCACCTGAACCTCGGGATAGCGCTCCATGAAGTCGCTGAGCGGTCCTGCCAGATGCAGCATGGCAAACGACATCGGCG includes these proteins:
- a CDS encoding LysR family transcriptional regulator; translation: MDRLTNMRVFTQVVESKSFTGAAEKLGMTRAGVSKSVLQLEKQLGARLLNRTTRRVSPTEVGLAYHDRCVAILSDVEEAELAVSSLHDEPRGRLRINAPMSFAMLHLAGPLSDFMERYPEVQVQLIMNDRQVDMIDGGFDIGVRIGELADSSMIARRISVSHHTLVASPDYVAAHGAPQQPDDLADHTCLTYGHLATDVRWRFKNGADEVTVTVPGHLCVNNGDVLRDAAVRGRGIVLLPTFISGDDLRAGKLVQLLPGWEREPADVSVIYPPHRFLSAKVRVFIDFLAQRFGDQPYWDEGLKVYSAASS